TTCGAACGAGATCGTCGCGTCACAGATGTCGATGAACCTGGCGTACGAGCTTGCCACGGGAACCGACGAAGGCACGGCCGAGATCCTCAACAACACCATCCTGCTGCTGATACCTTCGTCGAATCCGGACGGCATCGACATGGTCGCGGAATGGTACCGCAAAACGCTCGGGACAAAGAGCGAGGGAACATCGCCGCCGCAGCTTTATCATCACTACGCAGGCCACGACAACAACCGCGATTGGTTCATGCTCAATCTCGCCGAAACGCGTGCGATAACCCGGCTGTATTGGCAGGAGTGGTTTCCGCAGTTCGTTTATGACGTTCACCAGATGGGCCAGAACGGCCCGCGTTTTGTGATCCCGCCATTTCACGATCCGCCAAATCCGCGAATTCCGCCCTCGATCGTGCGTGAGGTCGGGCTGATCGGGTACAAGATGTCGGCCGACCTGCAAGCCGCCGGCGTCAAGGGCGTTGCCACCAATACGACGTTCGATATGTGGTGGCACGGCGGCTTCAGAACGGCTCCGTATTTTCGAAATTCGATCGGCATACTTTCTGAGGCGGCGAGCGCCGACCTGATGACGCCTGTCACGATCACCCGCGAGAAACTGAAAGAGACGCGCCCGGTTCGCGGGCTCAACTCGCCGCTCGAACCGGCGATAAACAACCCCGAGCCATGGCAGGGCGGCAAATGGGGCCCGGGCGATATCGCGAGGGTCGAGATGATCGCAAGCCGGTCGCTGCTGCAGATGGCGGCGAAATACCGCGAGCGATACCTGCGCAATTTTCTAGCGTTGAACCGGGCGACGCTCGTCCGCGACACGACCGAGCCGCAGGCTTTCGTGATGACGGCCGGACAGCCGAACTCGGAAGCGATCGCACGATTCATCGAGATCCTTTTGTGGCAGGGCATCGAGGTCCACGAGTTGACGCACGAGCTATGGCTGAATCATTTCTCAGACAAGGTGGAATACCACGAGATGCCGTTGGGCAGCTTTCTGATATTTGTGAATCAGCCGGCGAAGGCCAACGTGCTCAGCCTTTTTGAACGGCAGGTCTATCCGAACCGCATCGGAGCCGACGGCACGCCTGACCCGCCGTATGACGTTGCCGGTTGGACACTTCCGCTGCAGATGGGCATCCAATCGGATACGATCTGGGACATCCGTGATCTCGACCGATTTCGAGATACGCTCAAGCCCGTCAGGAACGTCGATCAGGCTCGTGCGGTAATGAACCTTCGGCCCGCGGCCGAGGCGTTTGCGAAATTCCCGAACCCGCTGCGTAAACCGGCCCGGATCGGGCTTTACCAGGGCTCGATGGGCTCGATGGACGAGGGCTGGACGCGGCTCGTTCTCGACAACCATCAGATCAAATATTCATCGGTCAGCGACAAGGAGATGCGAAGCGGCGGCCTCGGCCGATATGATGTGATCGTCTTGCCTTCGATCAATGAGAACGGCCTGCTTCGCGGGCTCTCGGCAGACAGATATCCGCAGGAACTGACCGGCGGCATCGGGACCGAAGGCATTGCTAACCTGAAAAAGTTCGTCGATGACGGCGGGCGGCTGGTGTGTTTCGATGCCTCGTGCGGAACGGTGATAAAGGAATTCGGGCTGCCGATCAAGAATGTGCTCGCAGGCGCCGGCCGAAAGGAATTTTACAATCCGGGCTCGATCGTAAAGCTCGCGGTCGATACGCGTCACAGGCTCGCGCGAAACACGCTCGACGAGATGCCGGCATATTTCACCAACAGCTCTGCATTCGAGGTCGTGGATGCTTCGAAGGTCGGGACCATCGCCCGATATGCCGAGAGTGACGCCTTGATGTCGGGCTGGATGTTGGGTGAAAAGCTGATCAACGGCAAGGCCGCCATCGCCGAGGCGGCGTACGGCGACGGGACGATCATACTCTTCGCCTTTCGGCCGCAGCATCGCGGACAGACGTGGGCGACGTTCCCGTTCATCTTCAATGCGCTTGAGAAATGATCACTTGAAGTCCGGAATTTCGTCCGGCCGTGCATAGGGGAACTGCGCAAATTTGGTTACGCGATAGTAACTGTTCAGGCCCGATATGCCGACTGCCTCGGTCGTTTCGAGATCAAGATGGCCATCGCCGGAATCGGCCTCGTCGGGTATGATCGCAAGCCGCACCGAACCGATGATCAGCGTCGTGCCGTTGCGCGCGATCGGGATCTCTTCCTCAAATCTCATTCCGAGTTTTACGGTGCTCTCCTGCACGAAAGGAGCGTCAAAATCGCTGACGTATTCCTCGGTCAGGCCGCACATCGAGAATTCGCTCGTTTCCCTTGGGAACTTTGCCGACGAGTAATGTGCGCGTTCGGCCATTTCGGGGTGAACATGGTTGATGGTATATTCGCCGGTCTCGAGGATGTTCTCATATGTGTTTCGGGGTAATTTGCCCGCCGGACGGACGATGAAGCCGAGTAACGCCGGGTCGCTTCCGAGATGAACGACCGAGCTGAAGATCGCGACGTTCGAAATGCCGTCCGTCGAGCGGGTGGCGATCAGGTTAGCAGGCTTTATACCTGATACCGAGTTGATGATGTTGAGCCGGTAGATCCGATCGAGCTGCCGAAGTTCGTTTTGGTCGATTCGCATATGATCTAAAGATCGAGGCTGAGCTGTGAGCCTTTCAGCTCGATCTCACATTTTTTCCAAAAGCCAAAGAAAGATGGGTAATAACCCGTCGCCGAGAACATCCAATCGCGGCTTTCCTCGGTGCCGGTATAGTGTCGGTTCAACGGATGCTCTTTGTAATAGATCTCCCCGCCTCCGAGAATTTCCTTCAGCTCGGAAAATTCGCCGACAAATATTTGCAGACCCGAAATGTACCTCCCGAGAGCGAGAATGAACTCGAGCACGTTGGCGGCGATCGGATACGCGGCAAAGTGCGAGGGTTCGAGCAGCAGGACCCGATTGTATCCGGTCTCGATCTTCCACGTCGGGTCAAGATTGTACGAATTGTAGATCAGGGTCGGCAGTAATGGGTCGAGCGTAACATCGACGCGTTCGGGTAGGACGGTCGTCAGCGTGGGGGTGATCGTCTGCTGGAGGACTGCCGGAACGGGCAACGATCCAAACTCGTCATAGGCAACATCGAGAAAGGTTTCGGACTGCGATGTATAACAGTGGCGATCGACGTTTGCCTGATCGGCGAAATACTTTTTGGTGCTGGCCGCCCCGGCGACCCATTGCCAGCTGATAGCGTTGCTGGCCCAATCGCCATCGAGCAGGTGGTAATACATCCAGCGGGCGGGCGTCAGCCAATGGCTGCGGCCGATATTGCATGTGATAGATGCCGTATACATTCGAATGTGATTGTGCATATAGCCGGTCGAGTACAGCGAGCGGATCGCCGCGTCAACGGCATCTATACCCGTCTCGGCGGAGATCACCGACCCGGGCATTCGGTGATTCGCGACATTCGCCTGTGGATGGCGGAGATCGGAGTTGATGGCATCACCCTTAGCTTGCCAGACCCTCTGATAATAATCGCGCCAGGCGAGTTCCTTAATGAACTTCTCGATCTGATATGGTTCGAAACCGCGTGCGAGGGTCCGGTCAAGGACGAATCTTGTCGAAATGACACCCCGGGAAATGTAAGGCGAGAGCCGCGTGACGGCTCCGTCGGTGAAATTGCGAGTGCGTCCATAGCCGATCGGATCGATCTCATCGACACGCTGAATTATCGACGCAAGATCGGTCGGGAATAATGACTCGCGCTGAAATGCCCGGTGATGTGACGAGTAAGATGTGTTCATAGCAGCAGAACCGTGTAAACTCGTGTTCGACGCTTATGCTTGTGTGGTTTCGCCAGGCGACATAAGTCACCGACCGACTTTCGCGAAGCCATCGCTCCAAAATCTGTTATTATCATCTTTGTGCGAGTTCGACCATTTTTCACCGCCTTTCTTTTTGCTCTCATTATTTCGCTCCCGACGGACGCCGGTTTACCTCTGATTCCGCTGCTCCCGGCCGAACCGGTAATACGTATCGGCTTGCTGACGAACACATCGTCCGTAACCATCACCACGCCCGATTCTCAGCTTGTCGCGCGATCACCCGAAGAACCCGATCGGCTTTTGGCAACAAACCGTGTGACGGTTTCGGCCCGTGCTTACAGGCCTGACGTCGTGGATCAGTACATTTTCGAGATCAAGGACATAGCTACGTCCGCCGAAGCGAATGAGATCGCCGCCGAGGTTCGCGAGGCAACCGGCCAAAGCGCGCTTGCAAGCATCGACGCAAAGACGAACACCTGGAAGGTCTGGATCGGCGAGCCGAAGGAATCGAAGGAAGAAGCAGATGCATTCAAAGCCGCACTTGCCGAACGTGGTTTTGAGGACGTTGTTGTAACGATAGAAAAGAAGACGGTACATTCGCCCGACGCGGTCGCACTTTCTCAGCAGGTCAGGACGGCGGGCCGATCGCAGGTCCGAAGCCTTATCCGCTCGACGGGTTCGGCGCAGCCGGCGGCCGGCACCGACATCGTCGTTCCCGGACTTCGCGAAGTGATAGTCAACGGCCCGAGCGAAGCCGCAAAATATACTTCGTTGAAATCGGTCTCTTTCGGGTCGTTCGACGAGCGGGCAAATCCGGTCAGGCTGAACGGCAAAGCGTATCGCGGGAAGATCGAGGTCTTCGTCAATGCAAAAGGAGCACTGACGGTGGTAAATGCGGTTCCGCTCGAAGATTATCTGTTGGGCGTGGTGCCGGCCGAACTCTCGCTGCCGAGCCTCGAGGCGCAAAAGGCGCAGGCCGTCGCCGCCCGGACGTATGCGGTAGCGAACATCAACGGGTTTGCGACCCAGGGATTTGATATGCGGCCCGACGTCTGGTCGCAGGTCTACAAAGGTGTCGCGATCGAGACGCAGATGGGGACACGGGCCGTTCGCGAGACCGCCGGAATGATCGCGACCCACAACGGCAAGCCGATAATGGCCTACTTTACTTCGACGTGCGGCGGTCGGACCGAAAACTCTGAGAATATCTTCGATCACGCCGAGCCGTATCTCCGCGGTGTCGAATGCTCGCTCGAAGGCCGCAGGCATTTCGATCCGTTCATCGTGAAGACGGTTCGGACGCCGGCAAAGCTTCGTGACGAAGCAAATCTCGAACTCGTGAGACTGGTCTCGATGCTTTCGGTGAATGGGTTTGCCCTGGCCACCGACCAGATCAGCGACGAGTGGCTCGAGGACGCTCCGACGGCTCCGGAGCTTTCGAATTGGTTGAACAATCTTGCCGGCAAATTCGGAAAAACGTTTCCGAATGTCACGCGCGAAACGGCAAAGCCGATCGAGCTGGCAGCCCTGCTGGCAAGTTTTATCTATGTGCCGGGTGCGCCCGACACGCTGCTGAGCGATTCTGACATAAATTACCATCTTGCTTTTGACGATGCATCGCAGATACCGATGAACCGGCGTGCCGAATTGGCAATGCTGCTCCGCGACGGTTACTTTACCCTCCGGCCTGATCTCACACTTCAGCCGAACCGTCCGTTCTCGCGCGCAGCCATGTTGCGATTGATAAGGCAGATCTACGAAAAGAAAAAATGGATGCCGCAGCTCCAGATCGCGGCTGCGAGGCCGTCGGTCGACGGCAAGCTGGTGGTTCGCGCAGGCAAGACCGATCGTCCGTTAACGGTCCGGCCCGATGTGTTCCTTTTCAGGCAATTCGGCGGCGGGATGTATCAGGTAAAAGAAGCAGCCCTTGTCGGCGGCGAAGAAGTGCGTTACCAAACGGACGCGACCGGCTCGGTCTCGTTCCTCGAGATAGTCCCGACAGCGATGCCGACAGTTGCCGAAAATATGTCGCCCTTCACCAACTGGTCGCAATCGCTCTCGGCCGGAGCTGTCCAGCAGCGTCTGTCGCGTTACGTTCGGGGTATCGGCACGCTTTACGACGTGAACATAAAGTCGAAGGGTTATTCGCGTCGGGCGACCGAAATAGAGATCGTCGGGTCGAACGGCGTAAAGACCCTGAAAGGAGGCAAGATCCGCTCGGCATTGCGGCTTCGCGAACAATTGTTCGTGATCAACAAGCGTTATTCGGGCGATCAGGTGACGAGCTACACCTTTACCGGGCGCGGTTGGGGCCACGGCGTCGGGATGTGTCAATACGGAGCATTCGGCTTGGCAAAAATGGGCGTTAAATTCGACGACATCATTCGCCACTATTACACCGGTGTCGAGGTGACGAAGGCATATTGATTCACGGCGGACCCAACAATTTGCTATTGACGCCAGCACCACAAACATTGTTTAATTGATTAGACCCGTTGGGGTTACCTACCTTCCCGAATCCTCACTGATGAATTTCCCCAAGCTCATCTTGATCAGTGTTTGTCTGCTTTTCGTTTTGGCAGATTCAGCCAGGGCGCGCGAACACTACCGGTTTGACACATGGTCGACCGATAACGGCCTGCCGCAGAATGGCGTACGTCGGATCACACAGACTCCGGACGGCTACCTCTGGTTTACGACCTTTGACGGGCTGGTACGATTTGACGGAGTGCAGTTCACCACGTTCAACAAAAGCAATACCAAAGGGATAATCAACAATCGATTTACCCACGTCTTCAGCGACACGGACGGAACGCTTTATGCGACGACGATGGAAGATGGGATATTGACCATCGTCCGAGAAGGCGTTTTCTCGTCCTACACGTCCGATCAGATCCCCGGTCATTACATTGACCGGATCGAAAAGGACGCCGACGGAAAGCTTCGGTTCCTCGTAGAGGACGACGACCGCACTTCAAAAAGCTGGTACGAGTTGGCTGAAGGCCAGTTTCGTTATATCGAAAAGCAGGTAAAGGCTGAGCCGACGCGAACGGCCACGGGGCCCGACGGAACGGTCTGGAAATTGAACGCCGAAGGCATTACGCGGACCAGCGACGGATCCGAATCGTCGATCGCGATGGATCTTGCTGACAAAATGGGCAGCGTCAGTACGTTCGTCGATTCGACAGGCGCATTGTGGGTCGGCGAGAACCGAATACACCGGATAACCAGAGAAGGCATCCGAACCTTTGGCGAGGCTGACGGCCTGCCGGCGAACGTCGTCTATCACAAATTTTGGGAAGAGGCCGACGGCAGCATCTGGGCGATGAGCGGCGGTTCATCTAATCCGGGCGTTGGCCTCGTCCAGATACGCGACGAAAGGACATATGTCTGGGGAACCGAACACGGGCTCGCGAGCACATCGGTTCACAGCATCTTTCGTGACCGCGAGGGCAACGTCTGGCTTGCGACCGACAAGGGCCTGAGCCGGCGGCGAAAGCAGATCATTCAAGGCTTCTCGACAAAAGATGGCATCGATCATTCAGAGATATATCCGATGATGCGCGATCGCGACGGAAATATCTGGATCGGATCGACCAAGGGTCTGAGCATCTGGCGAAACGGCAAATTCGAGCCTGTCGAGATGCAGCCGCCTGAACCCGGAACGCCGGTGAATCGGACGTGGCGCGCAGGCAAAATGTCGGTCCAATCACTTTGGCAGGATCCGAAGGGAAAGATCTGGGCCGGCCTCAACGGCGGAATATTCACCATCGAAAACGGGAAGGCAGAAATACTCCTTGACGGATCGCACGTGTTCGCGATAAGGGGCGACCGTTCAGGCAACGTTTGGGCGGCGACGAACAAAGGGCTGCTGCGATTTAACAACTATCAAATAACTGCTCGCTATGCGACCGGCGAAGGGTTGCCGAACGAATTCATGACGTTCATTTTCGAGGATTCGAAAGGAGGACTTTGGTTCGGCGGCTACGGAGGGCTGAGCAAGTTCGAGAACGGGACATTCGTCAATTACACGACCCGCAACGGACTGACCGGAAACTACGTCAGGACCATTTACGAGGATTCCGACGGTACGCTCTGGATCGGAACTTACGACGAGGGAATGAGCCGTTTCAAAGACGGACGGTTCGTGAACTTTCGCGAGGAGAACGGCCTGTTCAACAGCGGTGTCTTTGCGATCGAAGAGGACGATGCGGGTTATTTTTGGATAAGTTCGAATCGCGGGATCTACCGCGTGAACAAGGATGAGCTCAATGCATTCGCCGAAGGCCGGGCGGCCAAGATCAACAGCGTCGGCTACGGGAAAGAGGACGGAATGCTATCGACCGAATGCAACGGCGGACGCCAGCCCGCAAGCCTTCGTGATCACGAGGGCCGATTCTGGTTCCCGACGCAGGACGGCGTGGCGATCGTCGATCCGCGGGTCGAGCGGCCAAATCCGCTCCCGCCTTCGGTCGTTATCGAAGATCTTCTGATCGAACGCGAAAGTCGGCCGTTCCGTGCAGGTGCGACCGTCGAACCCGGCAGCAAGGACATCGAGATACGCTTTACGGGCATCAGCCTGATCAAGTCCGACCAGATCAAG
The DNA window shown above is from Chloracidobacterium sp. and carries:
- a CDS encoding diguanylate cyclase, whose product is MNFPKLILISVCLLFVLADSARAREHYRFDTWSTDNGLPQNGVRRITQTPDGYLWFTTFDGLVRFDGVQFTTFNKSNTKGIINNRFTHVFSDTDGTLYATTMEDGILTIVREGVFSSYTSDQIPGHYIDRIEKDADGKLRFLVEDDDRTSKSWYELAEGQFRYIEKQVKAEPTRTATGPDGTVWKLNAEGITRTSDGSESSIAMDLADKMGSVSTFVDSTGALWVGENRIHRITREGIRTFGEADGLPANVVYHKFWEEADGSIWAMSGGSSNPGVGLVQIRDERTYVWGTEHGLASTSVHSIFRDREGNVWLATDKGLSRRRKQIIQGFSTKDGIDHSEIYPMMRDRDGNIWIGSTKGLSIWRNGKFEPVEMQPPEPGTPVNRTWRAGKMSVQSLWQDPKGKIWAGLNGGIFTIENGKAEILLDGSHVFAIRGDRSGNVWAATNKGLLRFNNYQITARYATGEGLPNEFMTFIFEDSKGGLWFGGYGGLSKFENGTFVNYTTRNGLTGNYVRTIYEDSDGTLWIGTYDEGMSRFKDGRFVNFREENGLFNSGVFAIEEDDAGYFWISSNRGIYRVNKDELNAFAEGRAAKINSVGYGKEDGMLSTECNGGRQPASLRDHEGRFWFPTQDGVAIVDPRVERPNPLPPSVVIEDLLIERESRPFRAGATVEPGSKDIEIRFTGISLIKSDQIKFKYKLEGHDADWKDAGTRRTAHYSYLPPGTYNFRVMAANSDGVWSEQGAGMAIELQPHFYQTRLFVFSCIFAAAIILLIVWKTSVHQLEARERKLERLVAERTSELAEANEALKTLANSDGLTKIGNRRRFESFLSDEWHRAVRFRTEISLVLIDIDHFKQYNDTYGHQAGDECLQKVAESLAETIKRPTDLVARFGGEEFAIILGGTDAAGALTITEQGIDNIKQLNIPHDGSETGSTLTVSAGIATMMPKLDSSETDLIKAADRALYCAKKNGRNRIYVNDHFSGTPINAVVLDQEIFET
- a CDS encoding flavin reductase; this encodes MRIDQNELRQLDRIYRLNIINSVSGIKPANLIATRSTDGISNVAIFSSVVHLGSDPALLGFIVRPAGKLPRNTYENILETGEYTINHVHPEMAERAHYSSAKFPRETSEFSMCGLTEEYVSDFDAPFVQESTVKLGMRFEEEIPIARNGTTLIIGSVRLAIIPDEADSGDGHLDLETTEAVGISGLNSYYRVTKFAQFPYARPDEIPDFK
- a CDS encoding deoxyribodipyrimidine photolyase, with the protein product MNTSYSSHHRAFQRESLFPTDLASIIQRVDEIDPIGYGRTRNFTDGAVTRLSPYISRGVISTRFVLDRTLARGFEPYQIEKFIKELAWRDYYQRVWQAKGDAINSDLRHPQANVANHRMPGSVISAETGIDAVDAAIRSLYSTGYMHNHIRMYTASITCNIGRSHWLTPARWMYYHLLDGDWASNAISWQWVAGAASTKKYFADQANVDRHCYTSQSETFLDVAYDEFGSLPVPAVLQQTITPTLTTVLPERVDVTLDPLLPTLIYNSYNLDPTWKIETGYNRVLLLEPSHFAAYPIAANVLEFILALGRYISGLQIFVGEFSELKEILGGGEIYYKEHPLNRHYTGTEESRDWMFSATGYYPSFFGFWKKCEIELKGSQLSLDL
- a CDS encoding SpoIID/LytB domain-containing protein produces the protein MRVRPFFTAFLFALIISLPTDAGLPLIPLLPAEPVIRIGLLTNTSSVTITTPDSQLVARSPEEPDRLLATNRVTVSARAYRPDVVDQYIFEIKDIATSAEANEIAAEVREATGQSALASIDAKTNTWKVWIGEPKESKEEADAFKAALAERGFEDVVVTIEKKTVHSPDAVALSQQVRTAGRSQVRSLIRSTGSAQPAAGTDIVVPGLREVIVNGPSEAAKYTSLKSVSFGSFDERANPVRLNGKAYRGKIEVFVNAKGALTVVNAVPLEDYLLGVVPAELSLPSLEAQKAQAVAARTYAVANINGFATQGFDMRPDVWSQVYKGVAIETQMGTRAVRETAGMIATHNGKPIMAYFTSTCGGRTENSENIFDHAEPYLRGVECSLEGRRHFDPFIVKTVRTPAKLRDEANLELVRLVSMLSVNGFALATDQISDEWLEDAPTAPELSNWLNNLAGKFGKTFPNVTRETAKPIELAALLASFIYVPGAPDTLLSDSDINYHLAFDDASQIPMNRRAELAMLLRDGYFTLRPDLTLQPNRPFSRAAMLRLIRQIYEKKKWMPQLQIAAARPSVDGKLVVRAGKTDRPLTVRPDVFLFRQFGGGMYQVKEAALVGGEEVRYQTDATGSVSFLEIVPTAMPTVAENMSPFTNWSQSLSAGAVQQRLSRYVRGIGTLYDVNIKSKGYSRRATEIEIVGSNGVKTLKGGKIRSALRLREQLFVINKRYSGDQVTSYTFTGRGWGHGVGMCQYGAFGLAKMGVKFDDIIRHYYTGVEVTKAY